One window of the Crassaminicella thermophila genome contains the following:
- a CDS encoding sensor histidine kinase: MSIKLRLLLSYVGMIIIPVIVILLLNSMFIIFGETEQEDVKIILNPMRIVGKYIAKQTEINRKLNIEILNNKEKLIDPSYLKKYDQELEAYYSGLIVREDEKIVYVSKILEDEGLLSSLPAFNEVFHRKDFYRNHGKGYILRHQNDFYLNDGSKISMFIVSDTNLARRDFNKIRNRITLIVISVLILTTFTLTFFIYKSIIRSIKNLEYAANEIKKGNLDYEIKKYLNDEIGDLSLSLEEMRLKLKNSLEVQKKYEENRKNLISNISHDLKTPIMSIKGYIEGIRDGIADTPDKMEKYINTIYEKARHMEGLIDELFLFSKLDLQKVSFDFQTIDIIEFLKYSVEDLSFELEKIEGKISLNDEKESIFVKADLQKLKRVIVNIVGNSVKYKGESPLTIDIFVKKEHEEVIVQIKDNGKGISKEDLPYIFDRFYRADQSRNTSVGGSGLGLAISKQIIEKHGGKMWAESKINIGTSIFFSLKICKGGSIDEKNIDY; encoded by the coding sequence ATGTCTATTAAACTTAGATTGTTGCTTTCTTATGTGGGTATGATTATTATTCCGGTTATAGTTATATTACTATTAAACTCCATGTTTATTATTTTTGGAGAGACTGAACAAGAAGATGTTAAAATAATCCTTAATCCTATGAGAATCGTAGGAAAATATATTGCAAAGCAGACAGAAATAAACAGAAAGTTAAATATAGAAATCCTTAATAATAAAGAAAAATTAATAGATCCTTCTTATTTAAAAAAGTATGACCAAGAATTAGAAGCATATTATTCTGGTTTAATCGTAAGGGAGGATGAGAAAATCGTATATGTTTCAAAAATCTTAGAAGATGAAGGATTATTATCTTCATTGCCAGCATTTAATGAAGTCTTCCATAGAAAAGATTTTTATAGAAATCATGGAAAAGGATATATACTGAGGCATCAAAACGATTTTTATTTGAATGATGGTTCTAAGATCTCTATGTTTATTGTTTCAGATACGAATTTAGCAAGAAGAGATTTCAATAAAATAAGGAATCGAATAACTCTTATAGTTATCAGTGTATTAATTCTAACTACCTTTACATTAACATTTTTTATTTATAAGAGTATTATTAGATCCATCAAAAATCTTGAATATGCTGCAAATGAAATAAAAAAAGGAAATTTGGATTATGAAATTAAAAAGTATTTAAATGATGAAATAGGAGATCTTAGTCTTTCTCTTGAAGAAATGAGATTAAAACTGAAAAATTCTTTGGAAGTACAGAAAAAATACGAAGAAAATAGAAAAAACTTAATTTCAAATATATCTCATGATCTTAAGACACCTATTATGTCTATAAAAGGATACATAGAAGGAATAAGAGATGGGATTGCTGATACACCAGATAAGATGGAGAAGTATATAAATACCATTTATGAAAAAGCAAGACATATGGAAGGGTTGATTGATGAGTTATTTCTTTTTTCAAAGCTTGATTTGCAGAAAGTATCCTTTGATTTTCAGACTATTGATATCATAGAATTTTTAAAATACAGTGTGGAAGATTTAAGCTTTGAGTTAGAAAAAATAGAAGGGAAAATAAGTCTAAATGATGAAAAAGAAAGTATTTTTGTAAAGGCTGACTTACAAAAGTTAAAGAGAGTAATAGTAAATATTGTAGGAAATTCAGTAAAATATAAAGGAGAAAGCCCCCTTACAATCGATATTTTTGTAAAAAAAGAGCATGAAGAAGTTATAGTGCAGATCAAAGACAATGGAAAAGGAATTTCAAAAGAAGATCTCCCTTATATTTTTGATCGATTCTATAGAGCAGATCAATCAAGAAATACTTCTGTAGGAGGAAGTGGATTAGGGCTTGCTATATCTAAACAAATTATTGAAAAACACGGTGGTAAAATGTGGGCAGAAAGTAAAATAAATATTGGAACAAGTATATTCTTTTCGTTAAAGATTTGTAAAGGGGGTAGTATTGATGAAAAAAATATTGATTATTGA
- a CDS encoding efflux RND transporter periplasmic adaptor subunit, which produces MKIKKMSVVCFLLMLLVLSGCDKSEAKGKKVEKKQTAVEVMKVEAKTITEDYHSVGKIYASEEVKVSSKKSGKVKKIYFDVGDVVKKGDVLYTLDNEDLVIDVELKKSQYKKALENAKMNYEDALNNFNKAKALYESGVLSKNAYDNAEKSYRQNKLNYEQAQKDLDSNSITLDASISDTIIKSPIDGVIAERNIEVGENTTASDFVIVNTDKVIVRTSVSEDIVNKISIGDTVQTNIQSNNYMGKIKTISPVGINNGNIYPVEIEIENKDGLLKPGMFAEVKFEIERRENQVVVPTKSILSSGNENYVYIVEENKPKKVIIEKKIIKDGYVQVEGELSVGDLLIVKGQEYIDEKSLIYVVNEVTLNE; this is translated from the coding sequence ATGAAAATAAAAAAAATGAGCGTAGTATGTTTTCTTTTAATGTTACTGGTATTATCTGGCTGTGATAAGTCAGAAGCAAAAGGAAAGAAAGTAGAAAAAAAACAGACAGCTGTGGAAGTGATGAAAGTGGAGGCAAAAACCATAACAGAAGATTATCATTCAGTAGGAAAAATTTATGCGAGCGAAGAAGTTAAGGTATCTAGTAAGAAAAGTGGAAAGGTAAAAAAAATCTATTTTGATGTAGGAGATGTAGTGAAGAAAGGAGATGTTTTATATACTCTAGATAATGAAGATTTAGTAATAGACGTTGAATTGAAAAAGAGTCAATATAAAAAAGCTTTAGAAAATGCTAAAATGAACTATGAAGATGCTTTGAATAATTTTAATAAAGCAAAAGCTTTATATGAATCCGGCGTTTTATCAAAAAATGCTTATGATAATGCTGAAAAATCTTATAGACAAAACAAATTAAATTATGAGCAAGCACAAAAAGATTTAGATTCAAATTCTATTACATTAGATGCTTCTATTAGTGATACAATTATAAAAAGCCCCATAGATGGAGTCATAGCAGAGAGAAATATTGAAGTGGGAGAAAATACTACAGCTTCAGATTTTGTCATAGTAAATACAGATAAAGTGATTGTAAGAACCAGTGTTTCAGAAGATATTGTTAATAAAATCTCTATAGGGGATACAGTTCAGACAAATATTCAATCAAATAATTATATGGGAAAAATAAAAACAATTAGTCCGGTGGGGATAAATAATGGGAATATCTATCCTGTTGAAATTGAAATAGAGAATAAGGATGGACTCTTAAAGCCTGGGATGTTTGCAGAGGTAAAATTTGAAATTGAAAGAAGGGAAAATCAAGTAGTAGTACCTACAAAATCCATATTATCTAGTGGAAATGAAAACTATGTTTATATTGTAGAAGAAAATAAGCCTAAAAAAGTGATCATAGAGAAAAAAATAATAAAAGACGGATACGTTCAAGTAGAAGGGGAATTAAGCGTTGGAGATTTGTTGATCGTAAAAGGGCAGGAGTATATAGATGAAAAAAGTTTAATTTATGTTGTCAATGAAGTAACCTTAAATGAATGA
- a CDS encoding GerAB/ArcD/ProY family transporter: MNKEVISNQQAISMIILFMSGTSTIFMVALSAEGDFWLAIILSVILACIMGAIFAYLHAIFPKKNLFDICEDCFGKIMGKGICILFSYFAFEEAVAVFTNAKQFITETTMPETPQIITIIPIVILCIWVVKEGIEVIGKCANFFIIIFIILIFTMVLLLIPQIDLDNFGPVLYKGINPVLKGTLSAFAFPFGEIVMFTMVFSNFRIKKSAYKVYIGGLVISGIISLLTSIATISILGIDIATTSYFPVFNAASGIAIGDFIQRLEIFAAVIGVVGSFFKNSILLLAVCKGISKIFNLSNYRLIIMPVALLMINFSYFYYDSRMEFVEYNMDVWTYYAIIFEVFIPIMLLLFAIMKKKSFKK; the protein is encoded by the coding sequence ATGAATAAAGAAGTGATTTCGAATCAACAAGCCATATCTATGATTATTCTGTTTATGTCTGGTACATCTACGATATTTATGGTAGCGTTGTCTGCAGAAGGGGATTTTTGGTTGGCTATTATTCTATCTGTTATATTAGCATGCATAATGGGAGCTATATTTGCTTATTTACATGCTATTTTTCCAAAAAAAAATTTATTCGATATATGTGAAGATTGTTTTGGAAAAATTATGGGGAAGGGAATATGTATTTTATTTAGCTACTTTGCGTTTGAGGAAGCAGTAGCTGTTTTTACAAATGCAAAACAATTCATTACAGAAACGACTATGCCAGAAACGCCTCAAATAATAACCATTATTCCCATTGTTATTTTGTGCATATGGGTTGTAAAAGAAGGAATTGAAGTAATCGGAAAATGTGCAAATTTTTTTATCATTATATTTATTATTTTGATTTTTACTATGGTGCTATTATTAATTCCCCAAATTGATTTAGATAATTTTGGACCTGTTTTATACAAAGGAATAAATCCAGTTTTAAAAGGAACTTTATCAGCATTTGCATTTCCTTTTGGGGAAATTGTTATGTTTACTATGGTTTTTTCAAATTTTAGAATAAAAAAATCTGCTTATAAAGTTTATATAGGGGGATTAGTTATATCAGGAATAATATCATTATTAACTTCTATTGCTACAATCTCAATTTTAGGGATAGATATTGCTACTACTTCATATTTTCCTGTTTTTAATGCTGCTTCAGGAATCGCAATTGGAGATTTTATACAAAGATTAGAAATATTTGCAGCTGTTATTGGTGTCGTAGGATCATTTTTTAAAAACAGCATATTATTATTAGCCGTATGCAAAGGAATTTCAAAGATATTTAATCTTTCTAACTATCGATTGATTATTATGCCCGTTGCATTATTAATGATTAATTTTTCTTATTTTTATTATGATAGTAGAATGGAATTTGTAGAGTATAATATGGATGTGTGGACTTATTATGCCATTATTTTTGAGGTATTCATTCCAATTATGCTTTTACTTTTTGCTATAATGAAAAAGAAATCTTTTAAAAAATAA
- a CDS encoding efflux RND transporter permease subunit — protein sequence MNKDPKNILGRISEFFIGNFRVVYLIIIAIFLLGFQAYITLPREEMPEITLPFATITTTYTGAAPQEIESLITDKIEAKLKNVDDVKSIISTSSNGISSITVEFEIGTDINDKVNDIRNEISEIENDLPKDSDMPIVKGFRTSDKSIMTLNISGDYDLTILKDIAENIQDEIEKIEGISEVTRTGGGDREIHIYIDSTKLATYNITIDQIRNAIANSNITVPGGDIELDGVQFNVRIIGEFTNIQEIENTIISLQNGMPIYLKDIAKVEDSYEKITSYSERYEKGISKDKTFTRTIALSITRENNADIVGLSNQIKELLKSSKGSLYPEDIEVAISGDIAVEVEDKLNDVMGNALSGLFVVILVLFLFIGFRESVIVAFVIPLTLLTSFVLFKYNGMTFNTLSMLALILALGMLVDNAIVIMENIDRIRDEGLDVVNASKVATNQVAPAVFASTLTTMAAFYPMALTSGIMGEFLKTIPITIMFAIGTSFVVSIVVTPVLCSRFLSKHKKKIRENKGKVELYKKIISIVFVFVISLFAFLEDGKIGLMSWVCATLFSGAMYIKQFKVSNGVHETSKIVQKYTNMMDKILKSKTKRIGVVILGLSLFFVSLLSIPLGFLKIELMPITDSKSFTIDVELPSGYLLADTGEIVREIEEILLKYPEIDTIVSKVGSEGLRRSSIKAINKAEISIDLVDEKERERSSNEIVNRLRKDLKKIAGAKITIKEERKGPSSGKPISIQLKGENLETLTKVANDFEKILKEIDGITEISNSIGDGPLELQFFVNKERASILGLDVKGISSEIRKAIQGIKISTFKENQDEIDIVVRTNEKQIQTINDLQKIYFTSNKGEKISFSQVVSLVQTKGFTAIEHDDLKRIMKVEANITRGSNATEVVREFQSKIKNYPMPNDVEVTYGGEKKDIQESFTDMFINMSIAILLVFIILAVQFNSLSQPMVILFSVPLATIGALIGLIITGNNFGMYAFMGIVSLVGIAVNDAIVLVDYTNYLRKQEYELMNAIKEAGRTRLAPVFATSITTIGGILPLALKELDYAQLGFALIFGLIASTVLTLIFIPILYSLVEEFKVKIRKKIPIFVDNRF from the coding sequence TTGAACAAAGATCCTAAAAATATATTAGGAAGGATATCAGAATTTTTCATTGGAAATTTTAGAGTTGTTTACTTAATCATTATAGCTATATTTTTATTAGGTTTTCAAGCTTATATAACTTTGCCAAGAGAAGAAATGCCAGAAATTACATTGCCCTTTGCAACTATTACTACAACCTATACAGGAGCAGCACCTCAGGAAATTGAAAGCTTGATTACAGATAAAATAGAAGCCAAGTTAAAAAATGTAGATGATGTAAAATCTATCATCTCTACATCAAGCAATGGAATTTCAAGTATTACTGTTGAATTTGAAATTGGAACAGATATAAATGATAAAGTGAATGACATTCGAAATGAAATATCAGAAATTGAAAATGATTTGCCTAAAGATAGTGATATGCCAATTGTTAAAGGTTTTCGTACAAGTGATAAATCAATCATGACCCTAAACATTAGTGGAGATTATGATTTAACCATATTAAAGGATATAGCAGAAAATATTCAAGATGAGATTGAAAAGATAGAGGGAATTAGTGAAGTGACTAGAACTGGTGGGGGTGATAGAGAAATTCATATATATATAGACTCTACAAAACTAGCTACATATAATATCACTATTGATCAAATAAGAAATGCCATAGCCAATTCAAATATCACTGTTCCTGGTGGGGATATTGAATTAGATGGTGTTCAATTTAATGTTCGTATTATAGGAGAATTTACAAATATCCAAGAAATAGAAAATACAATCATTTCATTGCAAAATGGGATGCCTATTTACTTAAAAGATATTGCAAAAGTAGAGGATTCCTATGAAAAAATAACATCTTATTCAGAAAGATATGAAAAAGGAATATCAAAAGATAAAACTTTTACACGAACTATTGCATTATCAATAACAAGAGAAAATAATGCAGATATTGTAGGATTGAGTAATCAAATAAAAGAATTATTAAAAAGTAGTAAGGGTAGCTTATATCCAGAAGATATAGAAGTTGCTATTAGCGGAGATATAGCGGTAGAAGTAGAAGATAAACTAAATGATGTTATGGGCAATGCCCTATCAGGACTTTTTGTGGTTATTCTTGTTTTATTCTTATTTATAGGATTTAGAGAGTCTGTGATAGTAGCTTTTGTGATTCCTTTAACGTTGCTTACAAGCTTTGTACTTTTTAAATATAATGGTATGACCTTTAATACCCTGTCCATGCTTGCACTTATTTTGGCACTAGGGATGCTTGTGGATAATGCAATTGTTATTATGGAGAACATAGATAGAATTCGAGACGAAGGATTAGATGTAGTCAATGCTTCAAAGGTGGCTACAAATCAAGTAGCACCAGCTGTATTTGCATCAACACTTACAACTATGGCAGCCTTTTATCCTATGGCTTTAACATCAGGGATTATGGGAGAATTTTTAAAGACCATTCCCATTACTATTATGTTTGCTATAGGTACATCCTTTGTGGTATCTATTGTTGTTACACCTGTTTTATGTTCAAGATTTTTAAGTAAGCATAAGAAAAAAATAAGGGAGAATAAAGGAAAGGTTGAACTTTATAAAAAAATCATATCTATAGTATTTGTATTTGTCATTTCATTGTTTGCTTTTTTAGAAGATGGGAAAATAGGATTGATGTCATGGGTTTGTGCAACTCTTTTTTCAGGAGCTATGTATATAAAACAATTTAAAGTTTCTAATGGGGTCCATGAAACATCAAAAATTGTCCAAAAATATACAAATATGATGGATAAAATATTAAAAAGCAAAACAAAAAGAATAGGAGTTGTGATACTAGGGCTAAGTCTATTCTTTGTAAGTTTACTAAGCATTCCTTTAGGATTTTTAAAGATAGAGTTAATGCCAATAACAGACAGTAAAAGTTTTACCATAGATGTAGAACTTCCATCAGGATATTTACTTGCAGATACAGGAGAAATTGTTAGGGAAATTGAAGAAATTTTATTGAAATATCCAGAAATAGATACGATTGTGAGTAAAGTAGGAAGTGAAGGATTAAGACGTAGTAGTATAAAAGCTATTAATAAAGCCGAAATTTCTATAGATTTAGTAGATGAAAAAGAGAGAGAAAGAAGCAGCAATGAGATTGTTAATCGTTTAAGAAAAGATTTAAAGAAAATTGCGGGAGCTAAGATCACTATTAAAGAAGAGAGAAAGGGGCCTTCTTCAGGAAAGCCTATTAGTATTCAGTTAAAGGGAGAGAACCTAGAAACCTTAACAAAGGTTGCTAATGACTTTGAGAAAATTTTAAAAGAAATTGATGGAATAACTGAAATAAGTAATTCTATAGGAGATGGGCCTTTAGAACTTCAATTTTTTGTAAATAAAGAAAGAGCAAGTATTTTAGGATTAGATGTTAAAGGCATATCATCTGAAATAAGAAAAGCCATTCAAGGAATAAAAATTTCTACATTCAAGGAAAATCAAGATGAGATCGATATTGTTGTTCGAACAAATGAAAAACAAATTCAAACCATTAATGATTTACAAAAAATATACTTTACATCGAATAAGGGAGAGAAAATATCATTTTCTCAAGTAGTATCTTTGGTTCAAACAAAAGGGTTTACTGCTATTGAACATGATGATCTAAAAAGAATTATGAAAGTAGAAGCCAATATAACTAGAGGATCTAATGCAACGGAAGTGGTAAGGGAATTTCAATCAAAAATAAAGAATTATCCTATGCCAAATGATGTAGAAGTTACTTATGGGGGAGAGAAAAAAGACATACAAGAATCTTTTACGGATATGTTTATTAATATGAGCATTGCTATTTTATTAGTATTTATTATATTGGCTGTTCAGTTTAATTCATTATCTCAACCAATGGTTATCTTATTTTCAGTCCCATTAGCTACCATAGGGGCTTTAATAGGATTAATCATTACAGGAAACAATTTTGGAATGTATGCTTTTATGGGGATTGTTTCATTAGTAGGAATTGCTGTAAATGATGCTATCGTTCTTGTAGATTACACTAATTACCTAAGAAAACAGGAATATGAATTAATGAACGCTATAAAGGAAGCGGGAAGAACTAGACTTGCACCTGTTTTTGCCACATCCATCACAACCATTGGAGGAATATTACCATTAGCTTTAAAAGAGCTTGACTATGCACAATTAGGATTTGCATTGATCTTTGGGCTTATTGCATCTACTGTACTTACTCTTATATTTATTCCTATATTATATTCTCTTGTAGAAGAATTTAAAGTGAAGATAAGAAAAAAGATTCCAATTTTTGTGGATAATAGATTCTAG
- a CDS encoding sodium-dependent transporter: MPKTVERETWTGKIGFILACIGSAIGLGNIWMFPWRLGQFGGAAFLIPYLLFVFALGTTGLIGEFAFGRSQQKGSIGAFEKVFKQKNLPFGAVIGSIPVIAQTGVFIFYSVVVGWVLKYFALAVNGSFYHIAISNTFKNFAGHPESIFWNGLAILITLGIVVLGVKKGIEKVNKIMMPSLFILFIILMIRSLSLTGSIEGVKYLLLPDWSYLLKPITWIMALGQAFFTVSLGGAGMVVLGSYLKKDEDIPTCAIHTALFDTIAAFLAAFIIIPATFSFKLSVSAGPSLLFITMPHIFKEMGRGYLFGVAFFLCIIFAAISTEVVLMEVTVEAFMDKFSFSRKKSVLIAACIAFLFGIPLDINMNLFGKFADFITIYLLPFSALLAAITFFWIYGIEKARTEINKGAKRPLGKWWGFFAKYIFVLIAGIVLVLGIIYGGIG, translated from the coding sequence ATGCCCAAAACAGTAGAAAGAGAAACTTGGACAGGAAAAATTGGATTTATTTTAGCTTGTATTGGTTCTGCAATTGGTTTAGGGAATATATGGATGTTTCCTTGGAGATTAGGTCAATTCGGAGGAGCTGCATTTTTGATTCCATATCTCTTATTTGTATTTGCATTAGGAACTACTGGACTTATAGGGGAATTTGCATTTGGTAGATCTCAGCAAAAGGGTTCTATCGGTGCTTTTGAAAAAGTATTTAAACAAAAAAATCTTCCTTTCGGTGCAGTCATTGGAAGTATTCCAGTCATTGCTCAAACAGGTGTATTTATATTTTATTCTGTTGTGGTAGGATGGGTTTTAAAATATTTTGCATTAGCTGTAAATGGCTCTTTTTATCATATTGCTATTTCGAATACTTTCAAAAATTTTGCAGGACATCCTGAAAGTATTTTCTGGAATGGATTGGCTATCCTTATTACATTAGGGATTGTTGTTCTTGGTGTAAAAAAAGGAATTGAAAAAGTAAACAAAATCATGATGCCTTCATTATTTATTCTTTTCATCATATTAATGATACGTTCTTTATCTCTAACAGGTTCTATAGAGGGTGTAAAATATTTGTTATTACCTGATTGGTCCTATTTATTAAAGCCTATTACCTGGATTATGGCTCTGGGACAAGCATTTTTTACAGTATCTTTAGGTGGTGCAGGAATGGTTGTATTAGGAAGTTATCTAAAAAAAGATGAAGATATTCCTACATGTGCAATACATACTGCTTTGTTTGATACAATCGCTGCATTTTTAGCTGCATTTATCATCATCCCTGCAACATTTTCTTTTAAGTTGAGTGTATCTGCAGGTCCATCACTTCTTTTTATAACTATGCCCCATATCTTTAAGGAAATGGGCAGAGGATATTTATTTGGTGTTGCATTTTTTTTGTGCATCATCTTTGCAGCCATTTCTACAGAAGTAGTTTTGATGGAAGTAACTGTAGAAGCATTTATGGATAAGTTTTCATTTAGCAGAAAGAAAAGTGTTTTAATCGCTGCATGTATTGCTTTTTTATTTGGAATTCCTTTAGATATAAACATGAACCTATTTGGAAAGTTCGCAGATTTTATTACCATATATCTATTGCCCTTTAGTGCTTTGTTAGCAGCTATCACTTTCTTTTGGATCTATGGGATAGAAAAAGCTCGTACCGAAATTAACAAGGGAGCTAAAAGACCTTTAGGAAAATGGTGGGGATTTTTTGCAAAATACATATTTGTACTTATAGCAGGAATTGTCTTGGTTCTAGGAATTATTTATGGAGGAATTGGTTAA
- a CDS encoding FAD-dependent oxidoreductase yields MLRKEIIDNMKHIVDNCMGDSNPACVASCPMHTNVKEYVRLIGEGNGKEAIKVIREKLFIPKILGRVCAHPCEYNCKWNEGNNPMSIAGLKRYAADNFDNPKDWDLNIKPENGKKVAIIGAGPAGAQAALDLRKEGFLVTVFDKLEVYGGMMRVGIPEYRLPRNIIDLEYSYLEKIGIDFKMGVEVGKDISLEDIKEEFDAVIVAVGKHAGRVDESLRNHDAKGIFSAAEYLKEISLTRNVKNIGKKVAIIGGGDVAMDCARSSLRISEVEEVYSVCLEKNFDEMMASMHEIEGAIKEGVKFNHAFAIKKILVDENKRVTGIELKKCLSIFDENGNFAPKFDESETKLIEVDTIVFAIGQSVDASFDEKDSLEKRRNGTFECDLLTLQSASDKKIFIAGDASGNSAIVVQAMATGRRAAKSVVRFLNGQDLRIGRSMEEEFSYETKLNVPIDWDTIEKVERKEMREIDITKRIKSFDEVLLGFTKEEAEKEASRCLQCECKLCMEECLMLREFTDCPKTLLKEYLEKGYENMDPLIAYSCNQCSQCTIKCPNDFEIKPIFDEIRKEYVKKNGGNSPLKGHKSLDAAIALDCSEKHSTYVKAQNGKKTKYVLIPGCTVPVYSPELVEKTLVHLKDALDGEVGAVLQCCAIPTNMIGEEEKFKKRFEMVQNSIDETGADVIVTLCPSCYLTYQKYAKQDVIAYWDLIRKIGLPNGQKGIGKNSDVVFNIHDSCPTRHVTSHHESIRWILKELGYKVEEMNNIRENTRCCGVGGMAGCVNPGLQEKVLNRRVKDATQEHIVSYCGSCRGSMETGGLDSLHILDLIHGKTYMKKDAKKRNVIGDASVKNRLETKARFNKYK; encoded by the coding sequence ATGCTAAGGAAAGAAATTATAGATAATATGAAACACATTGTTGATAACTGTATGGGGGATTCAAACCCTGCATGTGTGGCAAGTTGTCCAATGCATACAAACGTAAAAGAATATGTAAGACTTATTGGAGAAGGTAATGGAAAAGAAGCAATTAAGGTAATAAGAGAAAAGTTATTTATTCCGAAAATTTTAGGAAGAGTCTGTGCCCATCCTTGTGAATATAATTGTAAGTGGAACGAAGGAAATAATCCAATGTCTATTGCAGGATTAAAAAGATATGCAGCAGATAATTTTGATAATCCTAAGGATTGGGATTTAAATATTAAGCCTGAAAATGGTAAAAAAGTAGCAATAATAGGTGCAGGGCCAGCTGGGGCACAGGCAGCGCTAGATTTAAGAAAAGAAGGATTCTTGGTAACGGTATTTGATAAATTAGAAGTTTATGGAGGAATGATGAGAGTAGGAATTCCTGAATATAGACTTCCAAGAAATATTATTGATTTAGAGTACTCCTATTTGGAGAAAATAGGAATAGATTTTAAAATGGGTGTTGAAGTTGGAAAAGATATAAGCCTTGAGGATATAAAAGAAGAATTTGATGCGGTTATAGTAGCTGTTGGAAAACATGCAGGAAGAGTAGATGAATCTTTAAGAAACCATGATGCAAAAGGAATATTTAGTGCAGCAGAATATTTAAAAGAAATTTCTCTGACAAGAAATGTTAAGAATATAGGTAAAAAAGTTGCTATAATTGGTGGTGGAGATGTTGCAATGGACTGTGCAAGATCTTCATTAAGAATTTCTGAAGTAGAAGAAGTTTATTCTGTGTGTTTAGAGAAAAATTTTGATGAAATGATGGCATCTATGCATGAAATAGAGGGTGCTATAAAAGAAGGCGTTAAATTTAATCATGCATTTGCAATTAAAAAAATTTTAGTAGATGAGAATAAACGAGTAACAGGAATTGAACTTAAAAAATGTTTATCTATATTTGATGAGAATGGAAATTTTGCTCCAAAATTTGATGAAAGTGAAACAAAATTAATTGAGGTTGATACAATCGTATTTGCAATAGGGCAAAGTGTAGATGCATCATTTGACGAAAAAGATTCTTTAGAGAAAAGAAGAAATGGAACCTTTGAATGTGATTTATTAACCCTTCAATCAGCTTCAGACAAAAAAATATTTATAGCAGGAGATGCTAGTGGAAATTCAGCTATCGTTGTGCAAGCTATGGCTACAGGAAGACGTGCGGCAAAATCGGTAGTTAGATTTTTAAATGGACAAGATTTAAGGATTGGCAGAAGCATGGAAGAAGAATTTTCATATGAAACAAAATTGAATGTACCAATTGATTGGGATACAATAGAAAAAGTTGAAAGAAAAGAAATGAGAGAAATTGATATAACTAAGAGAATAAAATCATTCGATGAAGTTTTATTAGGGTTTACAAAAGAAGAAGCAGAAAAAGAAGCATCAAGGTGTCTTCAGTGTGAGTGTAAGCTTTGTATGGAAGAGTGCTTAATGTTAAGAGAATTTACTGATTGTCCTAAAACATTATTAAAAGAATATCTTGAAAAAGGATATGAAAATATGGATCCATTAATTGCATATTCTTGTAACCAATGTAGCCAATGTACAATAAAATGTCCAAATGATTTTGAAATTAAGCCAATCTTTGATGAAATTAGAAAAGAATATGTTAAGAAAAATGGTGGAAACTCACCTCTTAAAGGACATAAATCATTAGATGCAGCAATTGCATTAGATTGTAGTGAAAAGCATTCAACTTACGTAAAAGCACAAAATGGAAAGAAAACAAAATATGTGCTTATACCAGGATGTACAGTGCCTGTATATAGTCCTGAATTAGTTGAGAAAACTTTAGTGCATTTAAAAGATGCATTAGATGGAGAAGTAGGCGCAGTTTTACAATGTTGTGCAATACCTACAAATATGATAGGCGAAGAAGAGAAATTCAAAAAAAGATTTGAAATGGTTCAAAATTCAATTGATGAAACAGGTGCAGATGTAATTGTAACTCTTTGTCCGTCATGCTATTTAACTTACCAAAAATATGCAAAACAAGATGTAATTGCATATTGGGATTTAATACGAAAGATTGGGCTGCCAAATGGACAAAAAGGAATAGGAAAAAATTCTGATGTAGTATTTAATATCCATGATTCATGTCCAACTAGACATGTAACATCTCATCATGAAAGTATAAGATGGATTTTAAAAGAATTAGGATATAAAGTAGAGGAAATGAATAATATAAGAGAAAATACAAGATGCTGTGGAGTAGGGGGAATGGCTGGTTGTGTAAACCCTGGATTGCAGGAAAAAGTATTGAATAGAAGAGTAAAAGATGCTACACAAGAACATATAGTTTCATATTGTGGATCATGTAGAGGATCTATGGAAACAGGTGGACTTGATTCACTTCATATTTTAGATCTAATTCATGGAAAAACATATATGAAAAAAGATGCTAAGAAGAGAAATGTAATAGGTGATGCTAGCGTAAAAAATAGACTAGAAACAAAAGCTAGATTTAATAAATACAAATAA